A segment of the Lolium perenne isolate Kyuss_39 chromosome 3, Kyuss_2.0, whole genome shotgun sequence genome:
GCTCCTTTACCTATTTAGTTTAGTATACAAATACTTAAGAGCTACCTAATAGTCTGATTAGGACTGTCAAGCATTTGTTCCTCTACCTCTTTAGTTTGGTATAAATACATAAGAGCTACCTAATAATCTTATTAGGACCTTTACCTCTTTATAGTTTGTCATAATTACATAAGAGCTACCTAATAATATGATTAGGACTGTCAAGCATTTCTTCCTTTACCTCTTTATAGTTTGTTATAAATACATACGAGCTGCCTTATAATGTGATTAGGACTGTCAAGCATTTCTTCCTTAGGGTGGTTCAATAATTTCAGGTGCTTTTTATTAGTTATATAGTCCTGGTAGGCACTCTAACTTCGTTATATTTGCAGCTTGATACTCAAAACTAGTCAAGATGGTGAAGTTCACAGTAGAAGGGCTCCGCGGTATTATGGACAAGCAGGCTAATATCCGGAACATGTCTGTTATTGCTCATGTCGACCATGGTATGTGCTTTGAAATTTACAACATGGGTTGCATAAATATTGAAGTTTTTATTCATTTGTTTTCTCTGGCTTGATGCTTTTAGTTTTTCGtattgtctcttgtttttatgaACAGTTGCCCACCTTAGACTGGTGTAGTATTATGTCGCACAACATTGCTTGTTTTCATACCTGTTACGAGTTTGTGTTTTCATCTTTGATTGCATAAATATTGATCTTATGTTATCTCTCTACATCGATGCTTTATAGCTTATGTCTCTTGTTTTGGTACAACTTACAACACATCCCCATTCTAGATTTGTGTAAATATTTATTTTACATTTATGTTGTCTGATTTAATGTTGATCCTGAAAATTTCAAGTCTATGATTTTGAAAATACTGCATTTAACATGATTTGCACTGTATGGTAAAATTCAATGGATAATCATTTTAAGGATATAATCATGTAGGATTTTAATTCTACTTTCAGGTTTCCTTGAGTAAATGGATCTGACTATTTCAACATGTATATTTGTAGCTTGTTCTTACCTTGCCTGTTTTGTTACAACACCCTTAATTCTAGATTGGTGTAAATTTTTTTATTTTGCATTTATGTTGTCTGATCTAATTTTGATCCTGAATTTTGGTCTACGACTTTCCAAAAATAATGTGTTTAATATGATTGGCACAGTACTGTAAAATTTAATGGATAATCATTTTAAGGGTCTAATCATTTTGGATTTTAATTCTACTTTCATGTATGCTTAGTTATGGATCTGATTATTTCAATATGTATTTGTTGTATTTTGCATTAGTGTATATACTTGTGGTGTTATACAATTAAACCCCGGTAGATCCTGTGTGCTCATCAAGTCACTTTTGTTTGTCTTTAATTTGATCTTATTAATCCCTGAAATTCCAGCATTTGCGTGCTCATCAAGTCACTTTTGTTTGTCTTTAATTTGATCTTCTTATTAATCCCTGAAATTCCAGCATTTGTGGGCTGTCCTTTGGTCTTATGACCACTGTGCTCTAACATTGTGTAATTTAATGCTTTGCTTCTTGTTGGATATTAAGCACTGTAAATTACACCCTCTGTTTCTAGGAGTTCAATTATTTAGGAACGAAGAAGTTATTGAGTCATATTTTACCGTGTTAATGGTTTTAACTCTTTGCAGGCAAGTCTACACTTACTGATTCCCTAGTGGCAGCTGCTGGGATTATTGCACAGGAAGTTGCTGGTGACGTTCGCATGACTGATACTCGTGCAGATGAAGCAGAGCGTGGCATCACAATAAAATCCACCGGTATCTCTCTTTTCTATGAGATGACCGATGAATCACTCAGGTCTTATAAGGGCGAGAGAGATGGGAATGAGTACCTGATAAACCTTATTGATTCACCTGGGCACGTTGATTTCTCTTCCGAAGTCACAGCTGCTCTTCGGATTACTGATGGTGCTTTGGTGGTGGTTGACTGTATTGAGGGTGTTTGTGTGCAAACTGAAACTGTGCTTCGCCAAGCCCTTGGTGAGAGGATTAGGCCTGTCCTTACTGTGAATAAGATGGACAGATGTTTCCTAGAGCTTCAAGTTGAAGGTGAGGAAGCCTACCAGACTTTCTCCCGAGTCATTGAGAATGCCAATGTCATTATGGCAACATATGAAGATGCAAAACTTGGCGATGTGCAAGTCTACCCAGAGAAGGGAACTGTTGCCTTCTCTGCTGGTTTACATGGCTGGGCATTTACTCTCACTAACTTTGCAAAGATGTATGCCTCCAAGTTTGGAGTTGATGAATCTAAAATGATGGAGAGGCTTTGGGGCGAGAACTTCTTTGACCCAACCACAAAAAAATGGACCAACAAGAACACTGGCTCGCCTACTTGTAGGAGAGGTTTTGTTCAGTTTTGCTATGATCCAATCAAGCAAATCATCAATACTTGCATGACTGACCAGAAGGATAAATTGTGGCCTATGTTACAGAAGCTTGGTGTTACCATGAAGTCTGATGAGAAGGAGCTAATGGGCAAGCCTTTAATGAAGCGTGTAATGCAAACTTGGCTGCCAGCGAGCACTGCTCTGCTTGAGATGATGATATTCCATCTTCCTTCTCCTTCGCAAGCACAGAAGTATCGTGTGGAGAACTTGTATGAGGGCCCCCTTGATGATGTCTACGCAACTGCGATAAGAAATTGTGACCCACAAGGTCCTCTTATGCTCTATGTTTCGAAGATGATCCCAGCATCTGACAAGGGCAGATTCTTTGCGTTTGGCCGTGTCTTCTCTGGGAGAATTGCAACTGGCATGAAGGTCCGGATCATGGGCCCCAACTATGTTCCTGGCCAGAAGAAGGATCTGTATGTGAAGAGTGTCCAGCGTACAGTTATATGGATGGGAAAAAAGCAAGAGTCTGTTGAGGATGTTCCTTGTGGTAACACTGTTGCTATGGTTGGCTTAGATCAGTTCATCACAAAGAATGCTACACTGACAAACGAGAAGGAGGTTGATGCATGCCCAATCAGAGCCATGAAATTTTCTGTATCCCCTGTTGTACGTGTTGCTGTTCAGTGCAAGGTTGCCTCGGATCTTCCCAAGCTTGTGGAAGGTTTGAAGCGTCTGGCAAAATCTGATCCTATGGTCCTGTGTTCGATGGAAGAGTCTGGTGAGCATATTATTGCTGGAGCTGGAGAGCTGCACCTTGAAATTTGTTTGAAGGATCTGCAGGACGATTTCATGGGTGGTGCTGAAATTACTGTCTCCCCTCCTGTTGTCTCTTTCCGCGAGACTGTTCTTGAGAAATCTTGCCGTACTGTGATGAGCAAGTCCCCGAACAAGCACAACCGTCTTTATATGGAAGCTCGCCCCTTGGAGGAAGGACTGCCTGAGGCCATTGATGATGACCGCATTGGCCCACGTGATGATCCCAAGGTGCGCTCCAAGATCCTGTCTGAGGAGTTCGGTTGGGACAAGGATCTTGCCAAGAAGATTTGGTGTTTTGGACCTGAAACCACTGGTCCAAATATGGTTGTTGATATGTGCAAAGGAGTGCAGTATCTGAATGAAATAAAGGACTCTGTTGTGGCTGGCTTCCAGTGGGCGTCGAAGGAAGGCCCATTGGCGGATGAAAATATGCGTGGGATTTGCTTTGAGGTCTGTGATGTTGTTCTCCACACAGATGCTATCCACAGGGGAGGTGGTCAGGTCATCCCAACGGCTAGGAGGGTCATTTATGCTTCTATGCTTACAGCTAAGCCAAGGTTACTAGAGCCTGTATACCTAGTGGAGATCCAGGCACCTGAGAATGCACTTGGTGGTATCTATGGTGTGCTTAACCAGAAGAGAGGGCACGTGTTTGAGGAGATTCAGAGGCCTGGTACCCCACTGTACAACATCAAGGCTTACCTCCCTGTTATCGAGTCCTTCGGTTTCTCCAGCACACTTAGGGCTGCAACTTCTGGTCAGGCCTTCCCACAGTGTGTGTTTGATCACTGGGAATTAATGTCTGCTGATCCTTTGGAGGCAGGTTCGCAGGCGGCTCAGCTGGTCTTGGATATCCGCAAGAGGAAGGGACTGAAGGAACAGATGACCCCTCTCTCCGACTTCGAGGACAAGCTCTAAATGTTTGCTCTCATGTTAGTTGCCCTGTTTGTTATCTTTGGTCTAGTGTCAAGATTAGTATTCTATCTCTGTGTTCCAGTACATTGAGTTGTGATGTGTTCGTTTTACTTCTGTGTGGCAGCGTGCTACCAGCCTATTTTGGTGCCTGTCAGATTTAGCAAACAATTTGCCTTAAATGATATGTTTGGTCGAGCACTTGCATGTTTCCAGCTAACGTCTTGCACCTCCTTATAGCAATTTCTGTTTATCTTCAATAATTGTGCCCAATTTTCCTGTTTCTTCACTCCATTTGTGCTTTCTGGTGACCATAGTAGTCCTGGTTAGTTTCTGTATCTTTATAGTTCCAGATTAACTGGCACTTCCTATTTGAGCTTTTAGTACTAGAATTGATCATCTGACAATTGTTTGGTCATGAAATGTTCTCTCTTTGTGTTCAGCCctgtagtttatttgcataagggTATATAGCAGCACACCCAATTAACTGTTTTCTGCTTGAAACGGGGATTGTTTACTCATACGTGTATTAGGCATATCCACTGACAGGCTGACAGCTATCTGAGAATTGTGGTGGAAGTTGTAAGCTGGATTAATCATGTTTTCTTGCTATCAATTTTACGTAGTGTCAACAAAACTTAAACTGATAATGAGTACATGTTTAGAGCTATCGCTTTGCATCTCCTTACATCAATTTCTGTTTATCATTTATAATAATTGTGCCCAGTTTTATTTTCTGACTTGGGTTGTGCTTTCTGGTTAATCTCTTTGTTGTATCAGGTCTGTGATCATCTCATAATTGGCTGTTTCTTTTCACTATTACTTCCAATTGCTGTTTTTTTTCATTATCATGACCAGTCTTCTGATTCAACTGGCTCTTTCTATTCATGTTTTTAATAGTCGAATTGATCATTCGACCATGGTTTGGTCATGTACTGTGTCTTCAGCCCTGCAACTTTGGTGTTTTTGCAGGCTTATTAGCCCCTTGCGCTCTTCCATTTTTAGTTGTCGCTGGTGATTTGTTGCTCATTTATTTGTTTATTAAGACTATAGCAGCATGCCCAATTAACTGACGCCTACTTAAAACAGTGATTGTTTACTCATATGTTTGGCATTTCCATCCTCCACTGATGGCCCTCTGAAAATTATGGTGGAAGTTGTAAGCAGCATGA
Coding sequences within it:
- the LOC127343109 gene encoding elongation factor 2; this translates as MVKFTVEGLRGIMDKQANIRNMSVIAHVDHGKSTLTDSLVAAAGIIAQEVAGDVRMTDTRADEAERGITIKSTGISLFYEMTDESLRSYKGERDGNEYLINLIDSPGHVDFSSEVTAALRITDGALVVVDCIEGVCVQTETVLRQALGERIRPVLTVNKMDRCFLELQVEGEEAYQTFSRVIENANVIMATYEDAKLGDVQVYPEKGTVAFSAGLHGWAFTLTNFAKMYASKFGVDESKMMERLWGENFFDPTTKKWTNKNTGSPTCRRGFVQFCYDPIKQIINTCMTDQKDKLWPMLQKLGVTMKSDEKELMGKPLMKRVMQTWLPASTALLEMMIFHLPSPSQAQKYRVENLYEGPLDDVYATAIRNCDPQGPLMLYVSKMIPASDKGRFFAFGRVFSGRIATGMKVRIMGPNYVPGQKKDLYVKSVQRTVIWMGKKQESVEDVPCGNTVAMVGLDQFITKNATLTNEKEVDACPIRAMKFSVSPVVRVAVQCKVASDLPKLVEGLKRLAKSDPMVLCSMEESGEHIIAGAGELHLEICLKDLQDDFMGGAEITVSPPVVSFRETVLEKSCRTVMSKSPNKHNRLYMEARPLEEGLPEAIDDDRIGPRDDPKVRSKILSEEFGWDKDLAKKIWCFGPETTGPNMVVDMCKGVQYLNEIKDSVVAGFQWASKEGPLADENMRGICFEVCDVVLHTDAIHRGGGQVIPTARRVIYASMLTAKPRLLEPVYLVEIQAPENALGGIYGVLNQKRGHVFEEIQRPGTPLYNIKAYLPVIESFGFSSTLRAATSGQAFPQCVFDHWELMSADPLEAGSQAAQLVLDIRKRKGLKEQMTPLSDFEDKL